The Alteromonas macleodii ATCC 27126 genome segment TGCGGAGCATCCGCAAAATTTGGTGGTTTACGGCGGTATTGGGCGTGCGGCCCGTGACTGGGCGTCTTACGACAAAATTGTAGAAGTACTCAAGCGTTTAAATACTGATGAGACGTTGCTGGTTCAATCAGGCAAACCTGTTGGGGTATTTCCCACTCACGAAAATGCACCTCGTGTGTTAATTGCTAACTCTAACCTTGTACCGCATTGGGCAAACTGGGAGCACTTTAACGCTCTGGATAAAGAAGGTTTGATGATGTACGGGCAAATGACCGCAGGGTCATGGATATACATAGGCTCGCAAGGCATTGTCCAGGGTACTTATGAAACGTTTGTGAGCGTGGCCAAAACGCATTTTGAAGGAAGCGCTGAAGGACGCTGGATTTTGACTGGTGGCTTGGGCGGTATGGGCGGAGCACAGCCTTTAGCTGCAACCATGGCTGGCTTTTCAATGGTAGCTGTGGAGGTGGATGAAACTCGCATAGATTTCAGAATTCGCACGGGCTATTTGGACAAAAAAGCGCATTCGTTAGATGAAGCCATGCAACTCCTAGAAGAAGCCAAAGAAGCTGGGAAGCCTGTATCAATTGGCCTATTAGGCAATGCCGCTGAAGTCTTTCCCGATATGCTAGCTAAAGGGATTGTTCCCGACGTTGTGACCGACCAAACCAGTGCGCACGATCCGTTGAATGGCTATCTACCAGTGGGGTGGACGCTAGATCAAGCTGAGGCGCAGCGTAAAAAGACGAAGCGGGTGTTGTGAAAGTGCTAAACAGTCGATGGCGCTGCAAGTTAAAGCAATGCTTGGTTTCCAACAAGCTGGCGCTGCTACTCTTGATTATGGCAACAACATTAGACAAATGGCGCTAGAAGAGGGTATTGAGCATGCGTTCGATTTCCCAGGTTTCGTTCCTGCTTATATTCGACCGCTTTTTTGTCAGGGCATAGGGCCTTTCAGATGGGCTGCGCTGTCAGGCGATCCGGAAGATATCTATAAAACGGACGCGAAAGTTAAAGAGCTTATACCCGGCAACCCCCATCTACATAACTGGCTAGATATGGCCAAAGAACGCATTCAATTCCAAGGCCTGCCCGCGCGTATTTGCTGGGTGGGGCTGGGTGAAAGACAAAAGCTGGGGCTTGCCTTTAATGAAATGGTTCGCAGTGGCGAGCTAAGCGCGCCAGTTGTGATTGGACGGGATCATCTCGACTCTGGTTCGGTAGCTTCACCCAATAGAGAAACCGAGGCCATGCTCGATGGTTCAGATGCCGTTTCGGACTGGCCGCTGCTGAACGCCCTGCTAAATACAGCGGGTGGTGCAACCTGGGTAAGCCTTCATCATGGTGGCGGTGTAGGAATGGGTTTTAGCCAACACTCGGGTGTAGTGATTGTTTGTGACGGTTCGGACGAAGCGGCTGAGCGTATTGCTCGGGTTCTTCATAACGACCCTGCCACGGGCGTAATGCGTCATGCAGATGCAGGCTACGACATTGCAAAAGACTGTGCTGCCAAGCACAACTTGGATCTTCCCATGATCAATAACGCGGCTAATAATCAAAGCCCTGATGGAACAAGCACACATTCAAGCGCGAACAAAAGCTTTGGTGGGGAGAAATAGTCATGTCGCATTCGTCTTTTATTACTGAAAACGGTGGTGTTAAGCAGCTTAATCTTGTGCCAGGTACATTGACGTTAGATCAGTTACGGGAAGTACATCGAAGCCACGTTCATTTATCGTTAGATGAAAGCGCAGTACCCGCTATAAACGCCGCCGAGCAAGTAGTGCTTAATGTCATTAAAGAAAACCGGACTGTCTATGGCATCAATACCGGCTTTGGTTTGTTGGCTAATACTCGTATTAATGTTGATGAGTTAGAGCTATTACAGCGCAGTATTGTGTTATCGCACGCGGCCGGTACGGGCGACTTTATGCAAGAAGATACTGTGCGCCTGCTCATGCTGTTAAAAATTAACTCCTTGGCCCGTGGTTATTCTGGCATTCGCCTCAGCGTAATAGAAGCGCTCATTACCTTGTTTAATGCACAGGTTTATCCCGCCATTCCTGAAAAAGGCTCGGTAGGCGCCAGCGGCGACTTAGCGCCTTTAGCACACATGAGTGTGGTGCTGTTAGGGGAAGGGGAAGCTTTTTATAAAGGAGAGAGAATTAGTGCAGCCCAAGCCCTTGAAATAGCCGGCATGCAGCCAATTGCGCTGGCACCCAAAGAAGGCTTAGCACTGTTAAACGGCACACAAGCCTCGACAGCGTTTGCACTTCAGGGGCTGTTTTATACTGAAAATGCGCTTCATAGTGCTATTGGTATTGGTGCGCTTACTGTTGAGGCCGCGTTAGGTTCCCGCGTGCCGTTCGACGCGCGGATCCACGAAGTGCGTGGCCACAAAAGCCAGAGCGATGTGGCGACTGCGTTTAGAATATTGCTAGACACCTCAGAGATTGGCCATTCACATCAACGGTGTGAAAAAGTGCAAGACCCATACTCTCTGCGTTGCCAGCCACAGGTGATGGGAGCGTGTTTACAGCAAATGCGCTATGCCCAAGAGATTTTGGTGGTTGAAGCTAATGGAGTAAGTGACAACCCGTTGGTTTTTGTTGAAAATAATGATGACGCTGATACGCCAACTGGCGATATTCTATCTGGCGGAAACTTTCATGCGGAAACCGTGGCAATGGCGGCAGATATGCTGGCTATTGCACTATCTGAAATTGGCGCACTGTCGGAGCGCAGAATGTCGTTAATGATTGATACGCATTTAAGTGGTTTGCCACCGTTCCTGGTTGAAAATGGTGGGGTAAACTCGGGCTTCATGATTGCGCAGGTTACCTGTGCGGCGCTTGCTAGTGAAAACAAAACCCTGGCGCACCCCGCATCTATCGATTCGTTGCCTACGTCTGCGAACCAAGAAGACCACGTGTCTATGGCTACCTTCGCCGCGAGGCGTTTACGAGATATTTTCGATAACGTGGCAGGTATATTGGCCATTGAGTGGTTAGCGGCCTGCCAAGGGTTAGATTTCAGGAAGCCGTTTAAAACCAGCGAAAAGCTCCAAGTGTTGATGCAGCTACTAAGAGACCAAGTGCCGTTTTACGACAAAGACCGCTATTTTGCGCCAGACATTGAAAAGGCCAAGCAACTTATTAAGCAGCACGACCTTATGGATAAGACACAGTTAAACCTGTTAGTCTAAAATGATCACAGGCTCGGTATTTCGAGTAAACAAATAAAGATCATAAATAGAGTAGAGGTGGGAATGATATGAAAACAAATGGACGTTGGTTAAGTTCATACGAGGCTCGTACTTCTATGAAAGGCACTTTTAAGAGCGGCTCTTTTGTGAAAAGCACTGTGCTGGGGTTACTCGCCGCATCGGTGTTTACGTTGGCAGGCTGTAGCGACAGCGAAGTGGGCGATGTGTCTCTTGGTCTTTTTACCACAAAAGACATTAAAATTGATGCGCTTCAAGACCCCATAGTGACAGGTGTAACCTGCCATATTTCAAGTATTGAAGCGAACCTTGATTTGTCGGATCCATCAGACAGTTCAATCGCGTGCAGACAAACCGGCCCTATTACGGCTGAGATGTTAAACGCCATTGATAAGTCAGATTCAGGTGAAGTAATTTTTAAAAAATCTAAGAGCGTGTTTTTCAAAAACATGAAGCTTCGAAGAATTTACGATGCCGACTCAAAAACGCTGATTTACTTGTCTTACAGCACCAAAGAGACATCTGGCAGCTATAAACATAGTTTGTCTACGGTACCACTGTGGGAAACGCTAGCGTTTAAAAAGCCCGCGTAGCGAAACGCATCAACTCAATATTAAAAAGCCCTCTTACATGAGGGCTTTTTTGATGCTAGAACCTTGTCTTTAAGCCATCTACGCGGTTGTAGAGTAGGCTATTAGCAATAGTCTAGAAAAGCGTGTATAAACCAGCATGGCGTTAAGCGCGGTATCATCGTCTGTCAGCGGGCTATCGCTGATGCTATCGTCAAAGAAGGTGGCGCCAACTTCTAAACGAGTCATGCCGCCCAGAAACTGTCGGGTTGAGATGGCAACGCGTACTTCCGTATTGAGCGCGCTATCGCCGTTATATGCACTTCGAAATGCTGTGGCTTCTTCAGGGCGTACGCCGTAGTAATAGTCGACGTAATTGCTGTCTTGGTAGTTTACGCCTATAGACGGCTCGATCATGAAGTTATTTATTCTAAACCTTTTCCCGATACGGGCGGACGCTTGGTAGCCATCAAACTTACCAAGAATATCGGCATTGGTTGACAATGAATAAACCCAGCTACCCGTGTTGTAGTTAAGCCCAACTCCGGCCGCGTAGCTAAAATCTCTGTCGTCCATACCTGTAAATACGGCACTGTCATCTTCTTCATAACCTGCAAATATCGGGACAAGCTGAGCGTCAAGAGTAAAGCCACTTTCGCGAAAAAGTTCATAGCCAATAAATGGTCCGTAAACGCGTAACTTTTCACCGGTGTAGCCGATAATAGGAATAGGAACAACGCGATTATCAAAGTCGGTATATACATCTTGCGATGCTGCGACGCCAAAACCCCACATCCAACCCTGAGGCTGTTGAGCGCCAGCTTGTTGTGCAAAAGCAGGAGTAGAACTAACACCTACACAAGCTAGAGTTATTGCGCCAATAACGGTTTTTAAATTCATAGGTAAATTTCCTTTTTAATCAAGATACTGCTCTGCTGTGTTCTTCGATCATATTCGCTTGTGCCTATTGAGCTAAGCTGTACGTTTTTACAGCGGCTTCTGAGTGGGCAATTATCTATGCGGATTGGTATAAGGGTCTTCAGGTAACGTGAAAGGCTGCTTTACTGGCAAGAAAGCAAGTTATTCTGTGAAATCGGTGTGGTAAAGTGCATACAACAAGTTGTATTGAATAGTTTAGAGAAGCAGGTAACCCGTGAGTTACAAATATGTAGTGGGTATTGACGGTGGTGGCACCCGGTGCCGTGCATTGTTGCAAGATATTGATGGCAATACATTAGGTGAAGGGGCGGCAGGCCCTGCAAATATAATGACCAACCCCGAACAAGCAATGGGGTCGGTAATAGACGCAACGTTAGACGCAATAGACAGTGCTTCGTTGCCGATTACATGCGAAGAAGTGTTGCTAGCTGCTGGATTGGCAGGGGCGAATATTCCTCAAGCAAAGCAGTCTTTTTTGGCGTTAGACAACCCATTTGCCGATACCGTGGTAATAAGTGATTTACACGCCGCTTGTTTGGGCGCGCACGACAATCAGTCTGGAGCCCTTATTATTTGCGGTACAGGTTCAGCGGCAACCCGTTACGACAAGGGGGTATTTACTGACAAAGGTGGTTACGGTCTGCAAGTTGGCGATGATGCAAGTGGTGCGTGGTTGGGCTTATCAGCTATAAAGCATGTACTGCTTTCTTATGACGGCGTAGAGCCCGTTAGTGAATTAAAGAAGCGAATTTGTGAGCACCTTAATTTAGCGTCACCTCTGCAATTAGTGACCTTGGTGGCAAATTACAACGCTGCAGATTTTGGTGATATTGCCCCAGTGGTTATACAGGCTTATCGAGACCAGTGTGCCGCCGCGACCTCTCTTATTCGAAAGGGAGCAAATTACCTCAATCAGTTGGGTGAAGCATTGATTAATCAGGCTTCTACATTGCCGCTATGTTTAGTTGGTGGCCTTGCTGATGTTTACACGCCTTTACTTTCGCCTTCTATCTCTTCTAATTTAACAGCGCCGCTAAAAAGTGCTGAATATGGCGCTATCAGCTTTGCCAAAAGAGTAAAAAGCGAATGAAAGAATCGATTACTGTCGAGCAGGTTTTAACGCCAAAAGGTTGGCTTGAAAACCAAACCATTACTGCTGATAGCGGCAAGATAGTCAGTATTAGCGATGCGACCTCAGCAGAGCTCAGTAGTATTTACAACGGAAAGCTCATTCCCGGTTATTTCGACACGCAAGTGAACGGCGGTGGTGGTGTGCTTTTTAACCATAGCCCTTCTGCCGCTATAGTAGAAACCATGGCGCTGGCTCATCTTCGTTTCGGCACAACGTCAATGTTGCCAACTATCATTACCGATAATGCTTCAACAATGGCTCAGGCGGCGGATGCCATTGCGGAAGTAATGGCGGGCGGCCCAGAGTGCATTAAAGCGTTAATAAAAGGGATTCACTTTGAGGGGCCCTTTTTGAGCAAAGCAAAAAAGGGCGTGCACGAAGCACAATTTATAAGAATGCCTTCTGACGCAGAGCTTGCAACCTTATGTCGTAAAGATATTGGTAAAGTCTTACTTACTGTCGCACCAGAAACGGTGAGTACTAGCTTCATAAAAGAAATGGTTACTGAAGGAGTTGTGGTTGCAATTGGGCACACCAATGCCAGCTATGAGCAAGTCCAGGCGGCTATCGACGCGGGAGCTACAGGCTTTACGCATTTGTACAACGCTATGTCTGCATTAACCTCCCGGGAGCCAGGAGCCGTTGGTGCAGCGTTGCTTAATGACACCGTATATTGTGGTTTTATTATCGATCATCACCACTTACACCGCAAAAGTGCTGAGTTGGCATTAAATGTGAAAACTGCCAACCGCGCCGTGTTGGTTACCGATGCCATGGCGCATGTGGGCAGTGATATTGAGCGTCTTCACTTTTTTAATACCGAGATTGTTAGGCATGGCGATAAACTGACTACGCCAGATGGCAAAACACTGGCTGGCTCGTGCTTAGATATGCATAGTGCAGTTTTGAATGCGCACAATGATTGCGGTGTAACGTTAGAAGATGCGAGCAAAATGGCGAGTGCCACGCCGGCTCAATTTATGGGGCTAGAGAGTGACATAGGCAGCATTACCGAAGGTCAGCGCGCAGACTTTTTACTGCTTAATTCCGCCAATGCACTGACCCACGTTTTCAGTAATATGAGAATGGTCTTTTAGGTAGAAATTTAGTATTAACTTAAATGGCTTTGAAATAAGGAAGTGTTATGAAGTTTGTGACAAAGTTTACTGTTCTGTTAGCCGTATTAATGTTGGCTGCAGGGTGTGTTACGCAACGAGGTATGGATTCTGGCGAAAGCGTTCCTTCTCAACCTAATAGCGAGGAAGCCACGCCAACTGAAAGCACAGAGCAAGAAGATGTGGTGCAAGATGGCGACAGCGTAAATGATGGAACCACGAAAGGCGAATCGACTAAAGAGCCAGATAGCAAGCCAGTAGCGCCACCAAAACAAAAAGTTGGGGTATGGGTTAGCGCTAAAAAGTTTCCCACTCATACGCATATCGGTACCACTAAATTTAACAATTTTACGAAAGAATATAGCTACGACTGGCAATTGAACAACACGCTGTATAGCACATTCAAAAAAGCCATTGAGCAAAACAGTCGTTTCACTGCGGTGGATATCTCTTCTATGGTTGACGATGCAGGCGCCCTAGATTTTGTGATGGGTGAAGGAAATAACGGGGCATTCAATGACAAACAAAACACATTAAGAAAATCGTTGTTAGACAAAGGCATTGCCACTGTGATTATCGTTGAAGAAGCGCCGACGGTGGCTATTACCGAGTGCGGTACTTATGGATGTTCAGAGCATCAAAGCAAAGGGTTCGGACTGTTTACGCGTAGTTTTTTGGGTACCGATCACTATATTGCTTCGGCAAGCTTTAACGTTAGTATTGAGCGTTTAGACAAGCCAGTTGATATCTTAACGCTGCCAGTGTTTACCGAATTTCAAGATGATGCGCTAAAAAATGAGCGTGTTGAAGATTTCACACCGCCAGATAACTTTGATGAAATAACGGAACAAGAGTTAGCGCCAATTAAAAATACGATTGTTAACTACTTCGACCGCTTAGCGACAGCGGTTGGCAAGTATTTATCTGGTCAGTAAGCTTTTAATATACTGAAACAAAAAACGGGCACTTAAATAAGTGCCCGTTTTGTTATGTGGCTCACTTCATCTATTGATGAAGGCATCGATATATAACTACGCGTTTTCTTTATGCGCCAAAAACTCTTCGTAGTTTCCATCGAAGTGATTCAGTTTCTTGTCTTTAATTTCGATGATTTGCGTTGCCAGTGACGAAACGAATTCACGGTCGTGACTAACAAAAATAACAGTGCCATCAAACTTGTATAGCGCATTGTTCAAGGCTTCAATCGACTCCATGTCCATGTGGTTAGTGGGTTCATCCATTACTAAAACGTTGATGTCTTGAAGCATTAGCTTTCCGAACAGCAAACGGTTTTTCTCACCACCAGAACATACCTGCACGCGTTTGTTGAAGTCGTCAGACGTAAATAGCAAACGTCCTAACATACCTTTTATTTGCAGGTCATCGTGTTTGGGGCTACGCCATTGGCTCATCCACTCAAACATAGTGATATCTTCGGCAAAGTATTTAGCGTTATCCTGCGGAATGTAACCAATCGCAGCGTTTTCAGCCCACTTATAGCTACCTGCGGTAGGTTCAATGTCATTAACCAAACACTTCAAAAGCGTGGTTTTGCCGGCCCCGTTCTCACCAATAATCGCCAAGCGCTGACCAGCTTCTAATAGCAAGTTCGCGTTATCGAATAACGGAAGATCTGGGTAGCTATGGCCTAGCTCTTCAAGAGTAATAGCAAGCCGGTGAAGTTTCTTATGTTGGTTAAACACAATATAAGGCTTACGACGGCTAGACGCTTTTACCTCAGCTAATTCAATTTTCTCAAGACGGCGGGCACGCGAGGTGGCTTGTTTCGCTTTCGATGCGTTGGCAGAGAATCGCGCTACGAAGCTCTGTAGCTCTTCGATTTCCGCTGACTTCTTAGCATTCTCTGCATGAAGCTGTTCTTGAACGAGCATGGCAGCTTGAATGTAGTCGTCGTAGTTACCCGGATAAACGCGCAGCTCACCGTAGTCGATATCGGCCATGTGCGTGCATACAGAGTTTAGAAAGTGTCTGTCGTGCGAAATAATAAGCATGGTCGATTTACGTTTGTTCAGCTCTTCAGCTAGCCAACTGATGGTGTAGATATCCAAGTTGTTGGTTGGTTCGTCTAGAAGCAGAATGTCAGGCTCGGCAAATAATGCCTGCGCCAAAAGCACACGTACTTTTTTACCAGGTGCGACTTCTTTCATTAAACCAAAATGATAGCTTTCGTCGATGCCAGCAGAGTTTAAGATATCGCCAGCGCGCGCTTCGGCGGTGTAACCATCCATCTCGGCAAATTGGGTTTCCAAGTCCGCCACGCGCATGCCATCTTCTTCGCTCATTTCAGCCTTGCTGTAAATGGCGTCGCGCTCTTGCTTAACTTCCCATAGTTCACGGTCACCCATGATAACGGTATCGACTACGCTAAACTCTTCAAACGCAAACTGGTCCTGACTCAAGATACCTAGCTTTGTGCCTGGCGCCATAGAAACGTTGCCCGACGATGGAGTAAGTTTACCGCTTAGAATTTTCATAAAGGTAGACTTGCCACAACCGTTTGCGCCAATTAGGCCGTATCGGTTGCCGTTGCCGAATTTTGCGGAAATATTTTCAAATAATGGCTTAGAGCCAAACTGCATTGTGATATTTGCGGTGGTAATCAAAACAGGTATCCAGGGGTAAAACGATGAGAAGAGATAGTAGTGAAAGCGGTTGTCACTTCACTAATATATAAAAGCGCGCGCACTATAAGGAATTGAGGGCTACATGTCGAGGGAATTTTGAACAGTTTTTGCGCTGATGTGCTTTTAGCGAAGCTTATCAAGTATAAACTCGATTGCCTGAGTGCTTTTGAATGAATTATGTGACGAGTTAACAATTGTTGTGTCTTTTGCCTCAGGCAAATATGCGCTGCTATAACTGACCACAGAGTCAGTTATAGCAGCGCATTCTGTTTCTGACTGGCAATACAAGGTACTGGTTGAGCCAATAATAGAATAGCTCTCGCCTTCTACAGGAATGTCGGCTAACGCTGTCATCAGCGGGTGATCGGGGCGCAACACTTGGACGCTATCTGGCCCGTAGTTTTGCAAGAAAGGAAGCATAGCAGCGGTTAATCTGCTCACGCCTACTTTTTCGATAAAGTTTTTAAATAGCGCTTTAAAACTAAAAGGGAGTGTGATGAGTGAAGAGCCTAACGATCCTATAAGGCTATTAGCTATTTCTGAGCCTCGGTGTGGCGTGTCGAGAAAAAACACCGTATTCTCTTTATACACAGGATTAAATATAAATATATCTCGCAACATTTCATCGCCTTCAGCAAGTAGCGCTTCTGGAGGCTCTGTGAAAGTAGTATCCCATAACGTGTTATCTGAATGCGTTGAAATCAGCTTTGCGATTACGCCGCCCATACTATGCCCTATCAATACCGCAGATGAAGAAGCGCCTTCCGATGATGCTATCCGCTGGTTTAGCTTGTACAGTAAATTGCGAACTCGCATGGCGTTATAGAAAGGAGGAGGGCCTGACGGGTAGTACACGTGCAATATCTGATAGTGTTGAGATAATTCTTCGTCATTGAAAATAGCCATTGTGAGATACCGCCAAATTAGCGGGTCTGAATTGAGGCCATGAATCATAATAATTGGGGTTTTGACTGAAGAAAGCTCTCCAATACTAAAGACTCCCATTCTCTTTTCAGCGTCTTGTGCATTAATAAATCCTAGCCAGCTGAAATTGTGGATGTCGGCATTTTGTAATAGGGAAAGGTAAGCGGCAGCAGGTGAGTACCGTTGCGTGTATGTGTTGTTTCCAACCAGTATTTCGGTAGGCACAGCGACGTGTTGGGCTTGCAAGGATATGTGAATTCTAAGCCCTTTCAATGCAACCGACTCAACTTGAAGGGAGTAAGGCGAGTAGATACCTTCTAGTGGATAGTTTAGGTCAAGGCTACGGCCATTCTGTGCTTGGTTGCTAATTCGAGCCACTGCAGCACCGCCAAGCTCACCAAATACCTTAGGAGAGAGGCGAGCGTCTAAGGCTTCTATTTCTGAAACTAAAACGAGCTCGCTTGGGCCCGAGTAGTTAACCTGAATTAAGTTGTCAGTTGTATGTCTAAGACGGAATAACTTGTTTACTGCGAGGTTATACCCGTCGATCCCTATAGCACGATGCGCATCGGAAAGACTGTCTCTTTTTAACAAGGTAATGTAGCAATCGAGCGCAAGCGCGATATCTAATGTAGTACTTTGCTCGTACGACGTGCACCGAGCAGCCAGTTGTATGTTGTCGAAGTGGCTTAAGTCGGGCAAATAGCCATATCCGTATGCACCGGCCAAAGACAAAGGGGATACTTATTTACGCATAAACTTATCTGAACTGCATGCACTAATACAGCAGACAGTCGCTACCAATACCCAATAAATGAGATTCTGCTTGATGCGCATTTCACCCAAACGCTAAAAAAAGTATTAACCTTTTATAGCGTGTTTTTGTCAAAAATTGCACCTCAAACTTAACTCCATATGGTATGAGGCGTGAAACAAGCGTTTCGAATCCCCCGCTCATTCTACAGATTGCCCCTTATGGTTTGTTGCTTCTTTTATATTAGTGGCAAGCAAATAATTCCAGCATAAAGAAAATATTACATAAAAGTCAGCGCGCGGTGATGCATCAATGCAGAATTAACGAACAAAGCTTTGATCAGCATTTTTAGTATAAAGGTGACTTAAATCGTTATT includes the following:
- the hutH gene encoding histidine ammonia-lyase, which produces MSHSSFITENGGVKQLNLVPGTLTLDQLREVHRSHVHLSLDESAVPAINAAEQVVLNVIKENRTVYGINTGFGLLANTRINVDELELLQRSIVLSHAAGTGDFMQEDTVRLLMLLKINSLARGYSGIRLSVIEALITLFNAQVYPAIPEKGSVGASGDLAPLAHMSVVLLGEGEAFYKGERISAAQALEIAGMQPIALAPKEGLALLNGTQASTAFALQGLFYTENALHSAIGIGALTVEAALGSRVPFDARIHEVRGHKSQSDVATAFRILLDTSEIGHSHQRCEKVQDPYSLRCQPQVMGACLQQMRYAQEILVVEANGVSDNPLVFVENNDDADTPTGDILSGGNFHAETVAMAADMLAIALSEIGALSERRMSLMIDTHLSGLPPFLVENGGVNSGFMIAQVTCAALASENKTLAHPASIDSLPTSANQEDHVSMATFAARRLRDIFDNVAGILAIEWLAACQGLDFRKPFKTSEKLQVLMQLLRDQVPFYDKDRYFAPDIEKAKQLIKQHDLMDKTQLNLLV
- a CDS encoding esterase/lipase family protein is translated as MSLAGAYGYGYLPDLSHFDNIQLAARCTSYEQSTTLDIALALDCYITLLKRDSLSDAHRAIGIDGYNLAVNKLFRLRHTTDNLIQVNYSGPSELVLVSEIEALDARLSPKVFGELGGAAVARISNQAQNGRSLDLNYPLEGIYSPYSLQVESVALKGLRIHISLQAQHVAVPTEILVGNNTYTQRYSPAAAYLSLLQNADIHNFSWLGFINAQDAEKRMGVFSIGELSSVKTPIIMIHGLNSDPLIWRYLTMAIFNDEELSQHYQILHVYYPSGPPPFYNAMRVRNLLYKLNQRIASSEGASSSAVLIGHSMGGVIAKLISTHSDNTLWDTTFTEPPEALLAEGDEMLRDIFIFNPVYKENTVFFLDTPHRGSEIANSLIGSLGSSLITLPFSFKALFKNFIEKVGVSRLTAAMLPFLQNYGPDSVQVLRPDHPLMTALADIPVEGESYSIIGSTSTLYCQSETECAAITDSVVSYSSAYLPEAKDTTIVNSSHNSFKSTQAIEFILDKLR
- the nagA gene encoding N-acetylglucosamine-6-phosphate deacetylase, with translation MKESITVEQVLTPKGWLENQTITADSGKIVSISDATSAELSSIYNGKLIPGYFDTQVNGGGGVLFNHSPSAAIVETMALAHLRFGTTSMLPTIITDNASTMAQAADAIAEVMAGGPECIKALIKGIHFEGPFLSKAKKGVHEAQFIRMPSDAELATLCRKDIGKVLLTVAPETVSTSFIKEMVTEGVVVAIGHTNASYEQVQAAIDAGATGFTHLYNAMSALTSREPGAVGAALLNDTVYCGFIIDHHHLHRKSAELALNVKTANRAVLVTDAMAHVGSDIERLHFFNTEIVRHGDKLTTPDGKTLAGSCLDMHSAVLNAHNDCGVTLEDASKMASATPAQFMGLESDIGSITEGQRADFLLLNSANALTHVFSNMRMVF
- a CDS encoding CreA family protein, with product MKTNGRWLSSYEARTSMKGTFKSGSFVKSTVLGLLAASVFTLAGCSDSEVGDVSLGLFTTKDIKIDALQDPIVTGVTCHISSIEANLDLSDPSDSSIACRQTGPITAEMLNAIDKSDSGEVIFKKSKSVFFKNMKLRRIYDADSKTLIYLSYSTKETSGSYKHSLSTVPLWETLAFKKPA
- a CDS encoding BadF/BadG/BcrA/BcrD ATPase family protein, whose product is MSYKYVVGIDGGGTRCRALLQDIDGNTLGEGAAGPANIMTNPEQAMGSVIDATLDAIDSASLPITCEEVLLAAGLAGANIPQAKQSFLALDNPFADTVVISDLHAACLGAHDNQSGALIICGTGSAATRYDKGVFTDKGGYGLQVGDDASGAWLGLSAIKHVLLSYDGVEPVSELKKRICEHLNLASPLQLVTLVANYNAADFGDIAPVVIQAYRDQCAAATSLIRKGANYLNQLGEALINQASTLPLCLVGGLADVYTPLLSPSISSNLTAPLKSAEYGAISFAKRVKSE
- a CDS encoding ABC-F family ATPase — translated: MITTANITMQFGSKPLFENISAKFGNGNRYGLIGANGCGKSTFMKILSGKLTPSSGNVSMAPGTKLGILSQDQFAFEEFSVVDTVIMGDRELWEVKQERDAIYSKAEMSEEDGMRVADLETQFAEMDGYTAEARAGDILNSAGIDESYHFGLMKEVAPGKKVRVLLAQALFAEPDILLLDEPTNNLDIYTISWLAEELNKRKSTMLIISHDRHFLNSVCTHMADIDYGELRVYPGNYDDYIQAAMLVQEQLHAENAKKSAEIEELQSFVARFSANASKAKQATSRARRLEKIELAEVKASSRRKPYIVFNQHKKLHRLAITLEELGHSYPDLPLFDNANLLLEAGQRLAIIGENGAGKTTLLKCLVNDIEPTAGSYKWAENAAIGYIPQDNAKYFAEDITMFEWMSQWRSPKHDDLQIKGMLGRLLFTSDDFNKRVQVCSGGEKNRLLFGKLMLQDINVLVMDEPTNHMDMESIEALNNALYKFDGTVIFVSHDREFVSSLATQIIEIKDKKLNHFDGNYEEFLAHKENA
- a CDS encoding MipA/OmpV family protein; protein product: MNLKTVIGAITLACVGVSSTPAFAQQAGAQQPQGWMWGFGVAASQDVYTDFDNRVVPIPIIGYTGEKLRVYGPFIGYELFRESGFTLDAQLVPIFAGYEEDDSAVFTGMDDRDFSYAAGVGLNYNTGSWVYSLSTNADILGKFDGYQASARIGKRFRINNFMIEPSIGVNYQDSNYVDYYYGVRPEEATAFRSAYNGDSALNTEVRVAISTRQFLGGMTRLEVGATFFDDSISDSPLTDDDTALNAMLVYTRFSRLLLIAYSTTA